In the genome of Pseudomonas protegens, one region contains:
- a CDS encoding helix-turn-helix transcriptional regulator — MPLDLHSLAWHRSIGKLIMQLNRPDFWSSLIRTLNEYVQIDNWVVLIFSHQQVQVISLPEIADVEEVDAFTHLYVKGLYLLDPFYIANRENPQSGFFHLLDIAPEYFVETEYYHQYFAQYISMDEVQYNVQLDADRTLCISIGSRVHFNQEQITMLDLIKPWVIALMHQRMCFENDLEKSLAAPPQWPETIGQLGTQITTRESDVLRLLLSGFSNKEIAGKLSLSAETIKVHRRNIYAKLNIKSQSELFARFFMPKQEVLS, encoded by the coding sequence ATGCCACTCGACCTTCATAGCCTGGCCTGGCATCGATCGATTGGAAAGTTGATCATGCAACTGAACCGCCCAGACTTCTGGAGTTCACTGATTCGTACCCTCAATGAATACGTGCAGATCGACAATTGGGTGGTACTGATCTTCAGCCATCAACAGGTGCAAGTGATCAGCCTTCCCGAGATCGCCGATGTGGAAGAGGTGGACGCCTTCACTCATCTATATGTAAAGGGACTCTACTTGCTGGACCCCTTTTACATCGCCAACCGGGAAAACCCGCAAAGCGGCTTCTTTCACTTATTGGACATTGCCCCAGAATACTTTGTTGAAACCGAGTACTACCACCAGTACTTCGCCCAATACATTTCCATGGATGAAGTGCAATACAACGTGCAACTCGATGCCGACAGAACCCTGTGCATTTCCATCGGCAGCCGTGTGCATTTCAATCAAGAACAAATCACCATGCTCGACCTTATCAAGCCCTGGGTGATCGCATTGATGCATCAGCGCATGTGCTTTGAGAACGATCTGGAAAAGAGCCTGGCCGCCCCGCCGCAATGGCCGGAAACCATCGGCCAACTGGGCACGCAGATCACCACGCGGGAAAGCGATGTACTCCGGCTGTTGCTCAGCGGCTTTTCCAACAAGGAGATCGCCGGCAAACTCTCGCTCTCGGCAGAAACCATCAAGGTTCACCGCCGTAACATTTACGCCAAGCTGAACATCAAGTCACAATCCGAACTCTTCGCTCGCTTCTTCATGCCCAAACAGGAGGTGCTCTCTTGA
- a CDS encoding polyamine ABC transporter substrate-binding protein: MRKSPLRTVFSAALLWAGISSSAGAVEPGMYLYNWFGLLAPETPKEFEQATGTRIHMDAFDSAEIMQSKVMAGRTGYDVVVATSNVLPSLIQAGVLQPLDPAQLSNLSHVDPDILAQLAVNDPGNRYAVPYLWGTTGIGYDVDKVKAALGDNAPVNSWDLIFKEENISKLQSCGVAMLDSPSEIISIALNYLGLPSNSKNPDDYQKAQALLLKIRPYILYFDSSRIDADLADGNICAVVGWANGALAAQAINEKSNTGRRITYSLPREGALVWSENLVLLKDAPHPKAGLAFINYMLRPEVIAKTSNHTLYPNANKDATEFVQQKLRDNPWIYPDKQTVATLVPLEPLPLKLERIRTRVWTKVKSSI, encoded by the coding sequence ATGAGAAAATCACCTTTGCGAACCGTTTTTTCCGCCGCGCTTCTCTGGGCCGGGATCAGCTCATCGGCAGGGGCGGTAGAGCCCGGGATGTACTTGTACAACTGGTTCGGGCTGCTCGCACCGGAAACCCCGAAAGAGTTCGAACAGGCCACCGGCACCCGCATTCACATGGATGCCTTCGACAGCGCCGAGATCATGCAGAGCAAGGTGATGGCCGGGCGCACAGGCTATGACGTGGTCGTGGCGACCTCCAATGTGCTGCCCAGCCTGATCCAGGCCGGAGTGCTGCAGCCGCTGGATCCTGCCCAACTGAGTAACCTGTCCCACGTCGACCCGGACATCCTGGCCCAGCTTGCGGTCAATGATCCGGGCAATCGTTACGCGGTGCCTTACCTGTGGGGCACCACCGGGATCGGCTACGACGTGGACAAGGTCAAAGCGGCCTTGGGTGACAATGCGCCGGTCAATAGCTGGGACCTGATCTTCAAGGAAGAGAACATCAGCAAGTTGCAGTCCTGTGGCGTGGCCATGCTCGACTCGCCCAGCGAGATCATTTCCATCGCCCTGAACTACCTTGGACTGCCGAGCAACAGCAAGAACCCGGATGACTACCAGAAAGCTCAAGCCCTGCTGTTGAAGATTCGCCCCTACATCCTTTATTTCGACTCGTCGCGCATCGACGCCGACTTGGCGGACGGCAACATCTGTGCGGTTGTGGGCTGGGCCAACGGTGCGCTTGCCGCCCAGGCCATCAATGAAAAGTCCAACACCGGACGGCGGATTACTTACAGCCTTCCCCGTGAAGGCGCGCTGGTCTGGTCGGAGAATCTGGTGCTGTTGAAAGATGCCCCGCATCCCAAGGCAGGCCTGGCGTTTATCAACTACATGTTGCGGCCGGAAGTGATTGCCAAGACTTCAAATCACACGCTGTATCCCAATGCCAACAAGGATGCCACGGAGTTTGTCCAACAGAAGTTGCGCGACAATCCGTGGATTTATCCAGACAAGCAAACGGTTGCCACACTGGTTCCGCTAGAACCGCTGCCATTGAAACTGGAGCGGATCCGCACACGGGTCTGGACCAAGGTGAAGAGCAGCATCTGA
- a CDS encoding contractile injection system protein, VgrG/Pvc8 family encodes MFSPAPQTHFNLTLDALDQDVQVLAFTGEEAIGKPYFFRVEFVCERPELELQSLVDSEAFLAFDSQGNGVHGRLYHIGKDAEHSHPQRYNLALVPHLSYLRHRTNQRIYQQFSVPAIVALILEEHGILGDAYRFQLGSSYPKRDCCTQFGETDLHFIQRLCEEEGIHFHFQHSAQGHVLVFGDHQAVFPRIEPTTAVMPEPSTASSPPTGDNRRAAYRQREGQGACSALHSGHVLNLAGPSGQADNEAWLVTRVIHAGGPAQSSAEPGGADGRQSGYRNRFTLEPWDQAYRPPSAHEKPQVSSQTAVVIAMDDEALRGDRRLARLKVKFPWDREGRFDDKSSCWLGGAANWRCATTPLRAGVEVRVTFVESDPDQPLISGCLCCG; translated from the coding sequence ATGTTCAGCCCAGCCCCTCAAACGCACTTCAACTTGACACTCGACGCACTTGATCAGGATGTACAAGTGCTTGCCTTCACTGGCGAGGAGGCGATCGGCAAGCCTTACTTCTTCAGGGTGGAGTTTGTCTGCGAGCGGCCAGAGCTGGAGCTGCAAAGCCTGGTCGACAGCGAGGCCTTTCTGGCCTTCGACAGCCAGGGCAACGGCGTTCATGGACGCCTCTATCACATCGGCAAAGACGCGGAGCATTCACATCCGCAGCGCTACAACCTGGCCCTGGTCCCGCATTTGTCCTATTTGCGCCATCGCACCAACCAGCGCATCTACCAACAGTTCTCGGTGCCGGCCATCGTCGCCTTGATTCTCGAAGAACACGGGATTCTGGGCGACGCCTACCGTTTCCAGCTGGGTTCCAGCTACCCCAAGCGCGACTGCTGCACCCAGTTCGGTGAAACCGATTTGCACTTTATTCAGCGCCTGTGCGAGGAGGAGGGGATTCACTTTCACTTCCAGCACAGTGCTCAAGGACACGTGCTGGTGTTTGGCGATCATCAGGCGGTCTTCCCGCGGATCGAGCCAACCACGGCTGTCATGCCCGAGCCCAGCACAGCGAGCAGCCCGCCGACCGGCGATAACCGCCGCGCGGCTTATCGTCAGCGGGAGGGGCAGGGCGCGTGCAGCGCACTGCACAGCGGCCATGTCCTGAATCTCGCCGGCCCGTCAGGCCAGGCGGACAATGAGGCATGGCTGGTGACTCGGGTCATCCACGCAGGCGGACCAGCGCAAAGCTCGGCCGAGCCGGGAGGCGCGGACGGCCGGCAGTCGGGTTACCGCAATCGTTTCACGCTGGAGCCGTGGGACCAGGCCTACCGCCCGCCTTCGGCGCACGAAAAACCCCAGGTCAGCAGCCAGACCGCGGTGGTCATCGCGATGGACGACGAGGCACTGCGCGGTGATCGGCGCTTGGCAAGGCTCAAGGTCAAGTTTCCCTGGGACCGCGAAGGTCGGTTCGATGACAAAAGCAGCTGCTGGCTAGGGGGCGCCGCCAACTGGCGCTGCGCAACCACCCCGCTGCGAGCGGGCGTGGAAGTCAGGGTCACCTTTGTTGAAAGCGATCCCGATCAGCCCCTGATCAGCGGCTGCTTGTGCTGTGGCTAG